In Candidatus Protochlamydia phocaeensis, a single genomic region encodes these proteins:
- a CDS encoding 1-acyl-sn-glycerol-3-phosphate acyltransferase, with translation MVKEHFPFSEYFSEGLFPPPLIPIIEEFYQSYMKAIHQGGYSRAEGNKIFEQLLQLVAQQFKHPYPFEIFHQAIRHPIDYYQFGLDLIRPLINFKASTLLGLDHIQKMREQISRGENVILLANHQTEPDPQVLSLMLEKIDPSFASQMIFVAGHRVITDPMAIPMSMGRNLLCIYSKKHMTHPPELKAQKMLHNQRTMKKMSELLSQGGQCIYVAPSGGRDRPTAEGKLEVAPFDPQSLEMFWLMTQQAEHPTHFYPLALHTYDLMPPPKHVEKEIGEKRYANHTPVHLAFGPEIDMNHFPGSEGVDKKTKRNKRADYIWNLVKNYYHSFEAPPAPSFFQLSPKKSDSIPACRLSCSAIPL, from the coding sequence ATGGTCAAGGAACATTTCCCCTTCTCTGAATATTTCAGCGAAGGTCTTTTTCCTCCCCCCTTGATTCCGATCATTGAAGAATTTTATCAAAGCTATATGAAAGCTATTCATCAAGGCGGCTATTCAAGAGCGGAAGGAAATAAGATCTTTGAACAGTTATTGCAGTTAGTGGCTCAGCAATTTAAACATCCCTATCCGTTCGAAATTTTTCATCAAGCCATCCGCCATCCCATTGATTATTATCAATTCGGTCTGGATTTAATCCGCCCTCTAATTAACTTTAAGGCATCTACGCTTTTGGGCCTGGACCACATTCAGAAAATGCGGGAGCAAATCAGCCGCGGAGAGAATGTCATTTTACTGGCTAATCATCAAACAGAGCCTGATCCGCAGGTCTTAAGTTTAATGCTCGAAAAAATTGACCCGTCCTTTGCCTCACAAATGATCTTCGTTGCCGGACACCGCGTCATCACCGATCCCATGGCCATCCCCATGAGCATGGGCCGCAATCTCCTATGCATTTATTCAAAGAAGCATATGACTCATCCGCCAGAATTGAAAGCGCAAAAAATGCTTCACAATCAACGGACCATGAAGAAAATGAGCGAACTGCTTAGCCAAGGGGGACAATGCATCTATGTCGCTCCAAGCGGTGGAAGAGACCGGCCGACAGCCGAAGGCAAACTAGAGGTTGCCCCTTTCGATCCGCAAAGCCTAGAAATGTTTTGGCTGATGACCCAACAGGCCGAGCACCCTACGCACTTCTATCCCCTCGCTCTTCATACCTATGACCTTATGCCTCCTCCTAAACATGTAGAAAAAGAAATAGGCGAGAAACGCTATGCCAACCACACGCCTGTCCACTTGGCATTCGGCCCAGAAATTGATATGAACCATTTTCCTGGCAGTGAAGGAGTGGATAAAAAAACAAAACGGAATAAGCGAGCCGATTATATTTGGAATCTTGTCAAAAATTATTACCATTCATTCGAGGCGCCTCCCGCTCCTTCTTTTTTTCAACTGAGCCCTAAAAAAAGTGATAGTATCCCTGCGTGCAGACTATCTTGCTCAGCCATCCCCCTCTAG
- a CDS encoding Rne/Rng family ribonuclease produces MHEILLNIESKETRYALLKNGELRDLIIERKKERQLTGNIYRGRVKNILHNIQSAFIDINEGENGFIHISDIIENTKKFEQLFDMDFDLDYDIKTLNDKEQQNLDIEQLMKPDQPVLVQVVKEPIGSKGARLTSNISIAGRYLVLLPNSSHRGVSRKIEDRVARERLKKLIRAFEMPKDMGLICRTASASATQEMLIAEAHDLLHNWQTIMENFQKASEPTLLYAESDLIKRAVITAIDKRYDRLLVDDYATYQTCKRLYSRYSSEHPLRIEYYRDKVPMFERFNVEREIEKTLRRKIWLPSGGYLFFDRTEAMHTIDVNSGRSSTSKADVEESLVRINLEAAEEIARQLRLRNIGGLIICDFIDMRLRKNQRRVLERLKDCMKEDSAKCTILGMSEFGLVEMTRQRNRGSLMQTLFTGCPYCSGSGVIKSHESVSIEIERAFKKIVSCHEQFALKLLVHPELDRYLNNIDKSYLIKLAKDLNAHLNFETDDRLHLNEFHFYSTINNKRVEV; encoded by the coding sequence ATGCACGAAATTTTACTTAATATTGAATCTAAAGAAACACGCTATGCTCTTTTAAAAAATGGAGAATTGCGCGATTTAATTATTGAACGCAAAAAAGAAAGGCAACTGACCGGCAATATTTATCGCGGGCGCGTTAAAAATATCCTTCATAACATTCAATCAGCCTTTATTGATATCAATGAAGGCGAAAATGGATTTATTCACATCTCCGACATCATTGAAAATACGAAGAAGTTCGAACAACTCTTCGATATGGACTTTGACTTAGACTATGATATTAAGACGCTTAATGACAAAGAACAGCAAAATCTGGACATTGAGCAGTTGATGAAGCCGGATCAACCTGTGCTGGTTCAGGTGGTCAAAGAACCCATTGGATCCAAGGGGGCGCGCTTAACATCCAATATTTCGATAGCCGGACGCTACCTTGTGCTATTACCAAACTCTTCTCATCGCGGTGTCTCGCGTAAGATAGAAGATCGCGTGGCAAGAGAGCGCTTGAAGAAGCTCATTCGCGCTTTTGAAATGCCGAAAGACATGGGGCTTATCTGCCGGACGGCCAGTGCCAGCGCAACGCAAGAGATGTTAATTGCAGAAGCGCATGACCTTTTGCATAATTGGCAAACGATCATGGAAAATTTCCAGAAGGCAAGCGAGCCGACGCTCTTGTATGCCGAGTCCGATTTGATCAAGCGGGCTGTTATCACTGCCATCGATAAACGCTATGACCGCCTTTTAGTGGATGATTATGCCACCTATCAAACATGTAAACGTCTATACAGCCGCTATTCAAGCGAGCATCCTTTGCGCATTGAATATTACCGAGATAAAGTTCCTATGTTCGAGCGCTTCAATGTCGAGCGCGAAATAGAGAAGACCTTGCGGCGCAAGATCTGGCTGCCAAGCGGAGGTTATTTATTTTTTGATCGAACAGAGGCCATGCATACCATCGACGTTAACTCAGGGCGAAGCAGTACTAGTAAGGCTGATGTCGAGGAATCCCTTGTGCGCATCAATCTTGAAGCGGCCGAAGAAATTGCCCGCCAGTTACGCCTACGCAATATTGGCGGATTGATCATTTGCGATTTTATTGATATGCGCTTAAGAAAAAATCAGCGGCGGGTGCTGGAGCGTTTGAAAGACTGCATGAAGGAAGATTCGGCAAAATGCACAATATTGGGCATGAGCGAATTCGGTCTTGTTGAAATGACGCGCCAGCGCAATCGCGGCTCGCTTATGCAGACGCTGTTTACAGGCTGCCCTTATTGCTCAGGCAGCGGAGTAATCAAATCTCATGAGAGCGTGTCGATTGAAATCGAACGGGCATTCAAAAAGATTGTGTCCTGCCATGAGCAATTTGCCCTCAAGCTCCTTGTTCATCCAGAACTAGACCGCTATTTAAATAACATTGACAAGTCCTATTTAATTAAACTGGCAAAAGATCTTAATGCCCATTTGAATTTCGAGACCGATGACCGCCTTCATTTAAATGAATTCCATTTTTACTCAACCATTAATAATAAACGAGTCGAGGTCTAA
- a CDS encoding YceD family protein, translating into MDDAFKIYVDQLRDGQEKKIKESLSPDFLDVHETDLGFKKNVELEGVSYLADQELILHWNIQAEALIPCSICNEMVPVDIKIRDFYHSEPLADIKGAVFNFKDLLRETILLEIPAFAECNQGNCPKRQEVAKYLKEPTQDQSEDEEGYQPFADLDWKQ; encoded by the coding sequence ATGGATGACGCTTTTAAGATATATGTTGATCAGCTGCGCGACGGGCAGGAAAAGAAAATAAAAGAAAGCTTGTCCCCGGACTTTTTAGATGTCCATGAAACCGATTTGGGTTTTAAAAAAAATGTTGAATTAGAGGGAGTGTCTTATTTAGCGGATCAAGAGCTAATTTTGCACTGGAATATTCAGGCAGAAGCCTTGATTCCTTGCTCTATTTGCAATGAAATGGTTCCCGTAGACATAAAAATCCGGGATTTTTATCACAGCGAACCTTTGGCAGACATCAAAGGAGCGGTTTTTAATTTTAAAGATCTGTTACGAGAAACCATTTTATTAGAAATTCCTGCTTTTGCAGAGTGCAATCAAGGAAATTGTCCTAAACGGCAAGAAGTAGCAAAATATTTAAAAGAGCCTACTCAAGATCAATCGGAAGACGAAGAGGGTTATCAACCTTTTGCCGATTTGGATTGGAAGCAATAA
- the rpmF gene encoding 50S ribosomal protein L32 encodes MAVPRNRMSNARKNSKRAHHAKKPKNLSVCSNCGTPRLSHYSCQACGTYADRTPATKEAQ; translated from the coding sequence ATGGCTGTGCCACGTAACCGTATGTCAAATGCACGTAAAAATTCAAAGCGTGCTCATCATGCAAAAAAGCCTAAGAATTTATCCGTATGTAGCAATTGTGGAACACCACGTTTGTCGCATTATAGCTGCCAAGCTTGCGGAACTTATGCTGATCGTACTCCAGCAACTAAGGAAGCCCAATAA
- the plsX gene encoding phosphate acyltransferase PlsX has translation MRIGVDLMGSESSPTILFESVWQAAQKLPTITFVVLATKTVIDAIWSQDHLPSQLSRCGARIECHAVSDIIEMHDEPIKAIREKKNSSLVVGLRLLKKHHLNAFISAGNTGALIAGAALSLPLLPGIKRPALLATLPTEKGDVAVLDVGGNVSCKASHLVQFAQMGAAYQRCYQGIERPRVGLLNIGVESKKGTSEVRQAYQLLQALAENPSQRMQFIGNIEGREVFLGQADVLVTDGFTGNVLLKASEGVSFFLLDQLRHVLKDLPAEKQASILHDLRHQFDYEEYSGAIVCGVDCVAVKCHGKSSVKGLFNGIMGAISLVQNGFIRQIKHQLILSGQCES, from the coding sequence TTGCGCATCGGAGTTGATTTAATGGGGAGCGAAAGCTCTCCAACTATTCTTTTTGAGTCCGTATGGCAAGCTGCCCAAAAGCTGCCAACTATCACGTTTGTTGTTTTGGCTACCAAAACGGTCATTGATGCCATTTGGTCCCAAGACCATCTTCCCTCTCAACTCTCGCGCTGCGGCGCGCGCATTGAATGTCATGCCGTCTCAGACATCATTGAGATGCACGACGAGCCTATAAAAGCGATTCGTGAGAAAAAAAATTCGTCTCTTGTTGTTGGCCTTCGCCTTTTGAAAAAACATCATCTAAACGCCTTTATCTCGGCTGGCAATACAGGTGCTTTGATTGCGGGAGCTGCCTTATCTTTGCCTTTGCTTCCCGGCATTAAGCGCCCGGCTCTTCTGGCAACTTTACCGACAGAGAAAGGGGATGTCGCTGTCTTAGATGTAGGAGGCAACGTCTCTTGCAAAGCCTCTCATTTAGTCCAATTCGCCCAAATGGGAGCGGCCTACCAGCGCTGCTATCAGGGAATTGAGCGGCCAAGAGTCGGACTGCTCAATATTGGAGTCGAATCAAAAAAGGGAACGTCCGAGGTTAGGCAGGCTTATCAGCTCCTGCAAGCTTTGGCGGAAAACCCTTCTCAACGCATGCAATTTATTGGAAATATTGAAGGGCGCGAAGTCTTCTTGGGTCAAGCCGATGTTTTAGTGACGGATGGTTTTACGGGAAATGTCCTGCTCAAGGCTTCGGAGGGCGTGTCGTTTTTTCTATTAGACCAGCTAAGGCATGTATTGAAAGATTTGCCTGCAGAAAAGCAAGCGTCCATTTTGCACGATCTCCGCCATCAATTTGATTATGAAGAATACAGTGGGGCAATTGTCTGCGGCGTCGATTGCGTGGCTGTCAAATGTCATGGAAAATCCTCTGTCAAGGGATTGTTCAATGGAATCATGGGGGCCATTTCCCTGGTTCAAAACGGATTCATTCGTCAAATCAAACATCAGCTTATCTTGTCCGGCCAGTGCGAATCCTAA
- a CDS encoding lysophospholipid acyltransferase family protein gives MLKRLKHIWKDSVYKTLSLFLATVGKGLLNLLLWTCRWEVQGLERFCEIASQDKCVLMLWHNRLAIAPFILHRFTPRFIYAAFISNSRDGELISTFVHSYKAGRTIRVPHHSRHQALRELIHRIEEKKEIVAVTPDGPRGPRYTLKPGLAMAALETQAYVFPLNWEATHFWEFKTWDRLRLPKPFSTVRVQFAPPVRFNQSDLDLQEAQKILQNALPQA, from the coding sequence ATGCTAAAAAGACTGAAACACATCTGGAAAGACAGCGTATATAAAACGCTTTCGCTCTTTTTAGCGACTGTTGGAAAAGGCCTTCTCAATCTTCTTCTTTGGACCTGCCGTTGGGAAGTGCAAGGGCTTGAGCGCTTTTGCGAGATCGCATCGCAAGACAAATGCGTTCTCATGTTATGGCACAATCGTTTGGCCATCGCCCCCTTTATCCTGCATCGCTTTACGCCGCGCTTTATCTACGCTGCTTTTATCAGCAACAGCCGCGACGGCGAACTTATCAGCACCTTTGTCCATTCCTATAAAGCCGGCAGGACGATTCGCGTACCTCACCACTCGCGCCATCAGGCGCTGCGCGAGCTTATCCACCGCATTGAAGAAAAAAAAGAAATCGTCGCCGTCACGCCAGACGGGCCGCGAGGCCCCCGCTATACTCTTAAACCGGGCCTGGCCATGGCTGCTTTGGAGACCCAAGCTTATGTCTTCCCCTTGAATTGGGAGGCAACGCATTTCTGGGAATTTAAAACGTGGGACCGCTTAAGGCTTCCCAAACCCTTCAGCACCGTCCGCGTGCAATTTGCCCCTCCCGTGCGCTTCAATCAGTCCGACCTTGATTTACAAGAAGCTCAAAAAATTTTGCAAAACGCTTTGCCGCAAGCTTAA